A section of the Triticum dicoccoides isolate Atlit2015 ecotype Zavitan chromosome 7A, WEW_v2.0, whole genome shotgun sequence genome encodes:
- the LOC119333828 gene encoding BTB/POZ and MATH domain-containing protein 2-like, whose amino-acid sequence MGLGKQNPVGFVSVAILTLERSANLRGDCFTIRCDIMVVRDTKGGGGEALLPDIHRHFGDLFQTNVGADVTFEVGGETIAAHRCVLAARSNVFRAQLFDPMKEGSTATTSSVIRIEDMEASIFRALLSFVYTDSFPAMHEDSMEEDKMSHVVEHGQGEEAAEDKMPEAAEQGQGEEAVEDETQEVVEQGQGEEAVEDETRVQWLQDLFVAADRYDLQWLKFICEKQLSELIGVSSVTSTLAMAERHHCRGLKEACIKFILVQSPSCLQTIMATDGWEHIIATYPSVLNELIAEVIDLNQQTLSLFS is encoded by the coding sequence ATGGGTTTGGGCAAGCAAAACCCGGTGGGTTTCGTCTCCGTTGCCATCTTGACCCTCGAACGATCGGCGAACCTAAGGGGTGACTGCTTCACCATCCGGTGCGACATCATGGTTGTCCGCGACaccaagggcggcggcggcgaggcgctccTGCCCGACATACACCGGCATTTCGGCGATCTCTTTCAAACCAATGTGGGTGCTGATGTGACGTTCGAGGTCGGTGGCGAGACGATCGCTGCACACAGATGCGTGCTTGCAGCCCGATCTAACGTCTTCAGGGCACAGCTCTTTGACCCCATGAAGGAGGGCAGTACTGCTACTACATCCAGTGTCATACGGATCGaagacatggaagcaagcatattcAGAGCCTTGCTTAGCTTTGTCTACACAGACTCATTCCCTGCGATGCACGAGGATAGCATGGAGGAGGACAAAATGTCACACGTTGTGGAGCATGGACAAGGAGAGGAAGCTGCAGAAGACAAAATGCCAGAAGCTGCGGAACAAGGACAAGGAGAGGAAGCAGTAGAGGATGAAACGCAAGAAGTTGTGGAACAAGGACAAGGAGAGGAAGCAGTAGAGGATGAAACGCGCGTGCAATGGCTGCAGGACTTGTTTGTAGCGGCAGACAGATATGATCTCCAATGGCTCAAGTTCATCTGTGAAAAACAGCTATCTGAGCTCATAGgtgtcagctcggtgacgtccaccCTTGCTATGGCTGAGCGGCACCACTGCCGCGGATTGAAAGAGGCGTGCATTAAGTTTATCCTGGTCCAGTCTCCCTCATGTTTGCAAACAATAATGGCGACCGATGGCTGGGAGCATATAATCGCGACCTATCCCTCTGTTTTGAACGAGCTCATCGCCGAGGTTATCGATTTGAACCAGCAGACTCTATCACTCTTTAGTTAG
- the LOC119329933 gene encoding mechanosensitive ion channel protein 2, chloroplastic-like isoform X2, whose protein sequence is MAVGMTSHLFQGGATTSRFSQINKFRGQDLLVQNVLGRSYRPMLYVPCRYRASGAKSFALPVSWKEIPLVKSTSSALARSCDSLLANPVTALVTPAVGIIVFALWGFLPLVKDIRNRIDHGGNWKQSPTYLISRSYLQPLLLWTGATLICRGLDPVVLRSSASQAVKTRLVTFVRSLSTVLAIAYVLTSLIQQVHKFLVDVRNPNDTKKMGLDFTVKAIYTGIWIAAVSLFMELLGVNTKKWITAGGFGTVLLTLAGREILTNFISSVMINASRPFIVNEWITANIDGVEITGVVERVGMWSPTVLRGDDKEAIYIPNHKFTVSIVRNNSRRSHWRIKSYLAISHMDAGKISIIVADMRKVLAKNQNIEQQRLHRRVFFEKIDETTQALMIYVSCFVKTSHLEEYLNVQEEVLLDFLRIIGHHRARLATQTRTVQKSYGNADIDNIPFGEEMYTRVRGRPLLIDTSAKVSEGKPKSRSTSREDQRVKTSASAETRVGSPDSASVSNSDKKEQKKMVSEDGPTKNSKNDHGMSTQASLAGKGESRGSEATERQGDGSVSLPNPKKESRPGLEDNIVLGVALEGSKRTLPIEQETDPHASESEQGTVEVGSLPKDKKGQSHKP, encoded by the exons ATGGCAGTTGGGATGACATCCCACCTCTTCCAGGGAGGGGCTACTACCAGCAGATTTAGCCAAATCAACAAATTTAGA GGGCAGGATTTATTGGTTCAGAACGTGTTGGGTAGGAGCTACAGGCCCATGCTTTATGTGCCTTGTAGATATAGGGCCTCGGGTGCTAAATCTTTTGCTTTGCCAGTGTCTTGGAAGGAAATTCCGCTGGTCAAGAGCACGTCGTCAGCATTGGCTAG GTCGTGTGACAGTTTACTTGCAAATCCTGTCACTGCCCTTGTGACACCTGCAGTTGGAATAATTGTCTTTGCCCTATGGGGCTTTTTGCCTCTAGTGAAGGACATTAGAAACCGTATTGAT CACGGAGGAAACTGGAAACAGAGCCCCACATACCTAATTTCTAGGTCGTACCTTCAACCTTTGCTTCTTTGGACAGGAGCAACGCTAATCTGCAG GGGTTTGGATCCAGTTGTGCTACGTTCATCAGCAAGCCAAGCTGTTAAAACGCGTCTTGTAACTTTTGTGAGATCTTTATCTACCGTCCTGGCTATTGCATATGTTCTTACAAG CTTGATTCAGCAGGTACATAAATTCCTAGTGGACGTACGTAACCCCAATGACACAAAAAAA ATGGGTTTGGATTTTACCGTGAAAGCTATCTATACTGGCATTTGGATTGCTGCTGTTTCTCTCTTTATGGAGTTGCTGGGTGTCAATACCAAGAAGTGGATAACTGCTGGAGGTTTTGGGACAGTATTGCTTACGCTTGCTGGTCGTGAG ATTTTGACTAACTTCATCTCGAGTGTTATGATCAACGCCTCACGCCCATTTATTGTGAATGAATGGATCACTGCAAACATAGATGGTGTTGAGATCACTGGCGTCGTTGAG CGTGTTGGTATGTGGTCTCCAACAGTTCTTAGAGGTGACGACAAAGAAGCTATATACATTCCTAACCATAAGTTCACAGTGTCCATAGTGAGAAATAACAGTCGAAGGAGCCACTGGCGTATTAAGAGCTATCTTGCGATAAGCCACATGGATGCTGGAAAAATTAGT ATAATTGTTGCGGACATGAGGAAAGTCTTGGCTAAAAATCAGAATATAGAACAACAGAGGCTACACAGAAGAGTATTttttgagaaaattgatgaaacgACCCAAGCTCTCATG ATTTACGTATCCTGCTTTGTGAAGACTTCACATCTTGAGGAGTATCTGAATGTCCAG GAGGAAGTTTTGTTGGACTTTCTTAGAATAATTGGCCATCACAGGGCAAGGCTTGCCACCCAAACTCGAACGGTCCAGAAATCGTATGGCAACGCAGACATAGATAACATTCCTTTTGGAGAGGAGATGTACACTCGTGTACGTGGCCGTCCACTTCTGATTGACACCTCTGCAAAGGTCAGTGAAGGCAAGCCTAAATCTAGATCAACCTCACGTGAAGATCAGAGAGTCAAGACAAGCGCATCGGCTGAGACCAGGGTAGGTTCACCAGATAGTGCTAGTGTAAGCAACTCAGACAAGAAGGAACAGAAAAAGATGGTGTCAGAAGATGGTCCAACGAAGAATAGCAAGAATGATCATGGGATGTCAACACAAGCATCTCTGGCTGGTAAAGGGGAGTCTCGAGGATCCGAGGCCACAGAGCGACAAGGAGATGGGTCAGTTTCTCTTCCTAATCCTAAGAAAGAATCTAGACCTGGCCTGGAAGATAACATTGTTCTGGGTGTAGCACTTGAGGGCTCCAAGAGGACACTCCCCATCGAACAAGAAACAGATCCTCATGCATCCGAAAGCGAGCAAGGCACAGTTGAGGTTGGTTCATTGCCGAAGGATAAGAAAGGTCAAAGCCATAAGCCATGA
- the LOC119329933 gene encoding mechanosensitive ion channel protein 2, chloroplastic-like isoform X1, giving the protein MAVGMTSHLFQGGATTSRFSQINKFRSPEKRCSLSLPSTSLPFLAYGQDLLVQNVLGRSYRPMLYVPCRYRASGAKSFALPVSWKEIPLVKSTSSALARSCDSLLANPVTALVTPAVGIIVFALWGFLPLVKDIRNRIDHGGNWKQSPTYLISRSYLQPLLLWTGATLICRGLDPVVLRSSASQAVKTRLVTFVRSLSTVLAIAYVLTSLIQQVHKFLVDVRNPNDTKKMGLDFTVKAIYTGIWIAAVSLFMELLGVNTKKWITAGGFGTVLLTLAGREILTNFISSVMINASRPFIVNEWITANIDGVEITGVVERVGMWSPTVLRGDDKEAIYIPNHKFTVSIVRNNSRRSHWRIKSYLAISHMDAGKISIIVADMRKVLAKNQNIEQQRLHRRVFFEKIDETTQALMIYVSCFVKTSHLEEYLNVQEEVLLDFLRIIGHHRARLATQTRTVQKSYGNADIDNIPFGEEMYTRVRGRPLLIDTSAKVSEGKPKSRSTSREDQRVKTSASAETRVGSPDSASVSNSDKKEQKKMVSEDGPTKNSKNDHGMSTQASLAGKGESRGSEATERQGDGSVSLPNPKKESRPGLEDNIVLGVALEGSKRTLPIEQETDPHASESEQGTVEVGSLPKDKKGQSHKP; this is encoded by the exons ATGGCAGTTGGGATGACATCCCACCTCTTCCAGGGAGGGGCTACTACCAGCAGATTTAGCCAAATCAACAAATTTAGA AGCCCAGAGAAGCGTTGTTCTCTCTCCTTGCCATCCACTTCGCTTCCTTTTCTTGCTTAT GGGCAGGATTTATTGGTTCAGAACGTGTTGGGTAGGAGCTACAGGCCCATGCTTTATGTGCCTTGTAGATATAGGGCCTCGGGTGCTAAATCTTTTGCTTTGCCAGTGTCTTGGAAGGAAATTCCGCTGGTCAAGAGCACGTCGTCAGCATTGGCTAG GTCGTGTGACAGTTTACTTGCAAATCCTGTCACTGCCCTTGTGACACCTGCAGTTGGAATAATTGTCTTTGCCCTATGGGGCTTTTTGCCTCTAGTGAAGGACATTAGAAACCGTATTGAT CACGGAGGAAACTGGAAACAGAGCCCCACATACCTAATTTCTAGGTCGTACCTTCAACCTTTGCTTCTTTGGACAGGAGCAACGCTAATCTGCAG GGGTTTGGATCCAGTTGTGCTACGTTCATCAGCAAGCCAAGCTGTTAAAACGCGTCTTGTAACTTTTGTGAGATCTTTATCTACCGTCCTGGCTATTGCATATGTTCTTACAAG CTTGATTCAGCAGGTACATAAATTCCTAGTGGACGTACGTAACCCCAATGACACAAAAAAA ATGGGTTTGGATTTTACCGTGAAAGCTATCTATACTGGCATTTGGATTGCTGCTGTTTCTCTCTTTATGGAGTTGCTGGGTGTCAATACCAAGAAGTGGATAACTGCTGGAGGTTTTGGGACAGTATTGCTTACGCTTGCTGGTCGTGAG ATTTTGACTAACTTCATCTCGAGTGTTATGATCAACGCCTCACGCCCATTTATTGTGAATGAATGGATCACTGCAAACATAGATGGTGTTGAGATCACTGGCGTCGTTGAG CGTGTTGGTATGTGGTCTCCAACAGTTCTTAGAGGTGACGACAAAGAAGCTATATACATTCCTAACCATAAGTTCACAGTGTCCATAGTGAGAAATAACAGTCGAAGGAGCCACTGGCGTATTAAGAGCTATCTTGCGATAAGCCACATGGATGCTGGAAAAATTAGT ATAATTGTTGCGGACATGAGGAAAGTCTTGGCTAAAAATCAGAATATAGAACAACAGAGGCTACACAGAAGAGTATTttttgagaaaattgatgaaacgACCCAAGCTCTCATG ATTTACGTATCCTGCTTTGTGAAGACTTCACATCTTGAGGAGTATCTGAATGTCCAG GAGGAAGTTTTGTTGGACTTTCTTAGAATAATTGGCCATCACAGGGCAAGGCTTGCCACCCAAACTCGAACGGTCCAGAAATCGTATGGCAACGCAGACATAGATAACATTCCTTTTGGAGAGGAGATGTACACTCGTGTACGTGGCCGTCCACTTCTGATTGACACCTCTGCAAAGGTCAGTGAAGGCAAGCCTAAATCTAGATCAACCTCACGTGAAGATCAGAGAGTCAAGACAAGCGCATCGGCTGAGACCAGGGTAGGTTCACCAGATAGTGCTAGTGTAAGCAACTCAGACAAGAAGGAACAGAAAAAGATGGTGTCAGAAGATGGTCCAACGAAGAATAGCAAGAATGATCATGGGATGTCAACACAAGCATCTCTGGCTGGTAAAGGGGAGTCTCGAGGATCCGAGGCCACAGAGCGACAAGGAGATGGGTCAGTTTCTCTTCCTAATCCTAAGAAAGAATCTAGACCTGGCCTGGAAGATAACATTGTTCTGGGTGTAGCACTTGAGGGCTCCAAGAGGACACTCCCCATCGAACAAGAAACAGATCCTCATGCATCCGAAAGCGAGCAAGGCACAGTTGAGGTTGGTTCATTGCCGAAGGATAAGAAAGGTCAAAGCCATAAGCCATGA
- the LOC119329933 gene encoding mechanosensitive ion channel protein 2, chloroplastic-like isoform X3: MLYVPCRYRASGAKSFALPVSWKEIPLVKSTSSALARSCDSLLANPVTALVTPAVGIIVFALWGFLPLVKDIRNRIDHGGNWKQSPTYLISRSYLQPLLLWTGATLICRGLDPVVLRSSASQAVKTRLVTFVRSLSTVLAIAYVLTSLIQQVHKFLVDVRNPNDTKKMGLDFTVKAIYTGIWIAAVSLFMELLGVNTKKWITAGGFGTVLLTLAGREILTNFISSVMINASRPFIVNEWITANIDGVEITGVVERVGMWSPTVLRGDDKEAIYIPNHKFTVSIVRNNSRRSHWRIKSYLAISHMDAGKISIIVADMRKVLAKNQNIEQQRLHRRVFFEKIDETTQALMIYVSCFVKTSHLEEYLNVQEEVLLDFLRIIGHHRARLATQTRTVQKSYGNADIDNIPFGEEMYTRVRGRPLLIDTSAKVSEGKPKSRSTSREDQRVKTSASAETRVGSPDSASVSNSDKKEQKKMVSEDGPTKNSKNDHGMSTQASLAGKGESRGSEATERQGDGSVSLPNPKKESRPGLEDNIVLGVALEGSKRTLPIEQETDPHASESEQGTVEVGSLPKDKKGQSHKP; encoded by the exons ATGCTTTATGTGCCTTGTAGATATAGGGCCTCGGGTGCTAAATCTTTTGCTTTGCCAGTGTCTTGGAAGGAAATTCCGCTGGTCAAGAGCACGTCGTCAGCATTGGCTAG GTCGTGTGACAGTTTACTTGCAAATCCTGTCACTGCCCTTGTGACACCTGCAGTTGGAATAATTGTCTTTGCCCTATGGGGCTTTTTGCCTCTAGTGAAGGACATTAGAAACCGTATTGAT CACGGAGGAAACTGGAAACAGAGCCCCACATACCTAATTTCTAGGTCGTACCTTCAACCTTTGCTTCTTTGGACAGGAGCAACGCTAATCTGCAG GGGTTTGGATCCAGTTGTGCTACGTTCATCAGCAAGCCAAGCTGTTAAAACGCGTCTTGTAACTTTTGTGAGATCTTTATCTACCGTCCTGGCTATTGCATATGTTCTTACAAG CTTGATTCAGCAGGTACATAAATTCCTAGTGGACGTACGTAACCCCAATGACACAAAAAAA ATGGGTTTGGATTTTACCGTGAAAGCTATCTATACTGGCATTTGGATTGCTGCTGTTTCTCTCTTTATGGAGTTGCTGGGTGTCAATACCAAGAAGTGGATAACTGCTGGAGGTTTTGGGACAGTATTGCTTACGCTTGCTGGTCGTGAG ATTTTGACTAACTTCATCTCGAGTGTTATGATCAACGCCTCACGCCCATTTATTGTGAATGAATGGATCACTGCAAACATAGATGGTGTTGAGATCACTGGCGTCGTTGAG CGTGTTGGTATGTGGTCTCCAACAGTTCTTAGAGGTGACGACAAAGAAGCTATATACATTCCTAACCATAAGTTCACAGTGTCCATAGTGAGAAATAACAGTCGAAGGAGCCACTGGCGTATTAAGAGCTATCTTGCGATAAGCCACATGGATGCTGGAAAAATTAGT ATAATTGTTGCGGACATGAGGAAAGTCTTGGCTAAAAATCAGAATATAGAACAACAGAGGCTACACAGAAGAGTATTttttgagaaaattgatgaaacgACCCAAGCTCTCATG ATTTACGTATCCTGCTTTGTGAAGACTTCACATCTTGAGGAGTATCTGAATGTCCAG GAGGAAGTTTTGTTGGACTTTCTTAGAATAATTGGCCATCACAGGGCAAGGCTTGCCACCCAAACTCGAACGGTCCAGAAATCGTATGGCAACGCAGACATAGATAACATTCCTTTTGGAGAGGAGATGTACACTCGTGTACGTGGCCGTCCACTTCTGATTGACACCTCTGCAAAGGTCAGTGAAGGCAAGCCTAAATCTAGATCAACCTCACGTGAAGATCAGAGAGTCAAGACAAGCGCATCGGCTGAGACCAGGGTAGGTTCACCAGATAGTGCTAGTGTAAGCAACTCAGACAAGAAGGAACAGAAAAAGATGGTGTCAGAAGATGGTCCAACGAAGAATAGCAAGAATGATCATGGGATGTCAACACAAGCATCTCTGGCTGGTAAAGGGGAGTCTCGAGGATCCGAGGCCACAGAGCGACAAGGAGATGGGTCAGTTTCTCTTCCTAATCCTAAGAAAGAATCTAGACCTGGCCTGGAAGATAACATTGTTCTGGGTGTAGCACTTGAGGGCTCCAAGAGGACACTCCCCATCGAACAAGAAACAGATCCTCATGCATCCGAAAGCGAGCAAGGCACAGTTGAGGTTGGTTCATTGCCGAAGGATAAGAAAGGTCAAAGCCATAAGCCATGA
- the LOC119329933 gene encoding mechanosensitive ion channel protein 2, chloroplastic-like isoform X4 translates to MAVGMTSHLFQGGATTSRFSQINKFRSPEKRCSLSLPSTSLPFLAYGQDLLVQNVLGRSYRPMLYVPCRYRASGAKSFALPVSWKEIPLVKSTSSALARSCDSLLANPVTALVTPAVGIIVFALWGFLPLVKDIRNRIDHGGNWKQSPTYLISRSYLQPLLLWTGATLICRGLDPVVLRSSASQAVKTRLVTFVRSLSTVLAIAYVLTSLIQQVHKFLVDVRNPNDTKKMGLDFTVKAIYTGIWIAAVSLFMELLGVNTKKWITAGGFGTVLLTLAGREILTNFISSVMINASRPFIVNEWITANIDGVEITGVVERVGMWSPTVLRGDDKEAIYIPNHKFTVSIVRNNSRRSHWRIKSYLAISHMDAGKISIIVADMRKVLAKNQNIEQQRLHRRVFFEKIDETTQALMIYVSCFVKTSHLEEYLNVQEEVLLDFLRIIGHHRARLATQTRTVQKSYGNADIDNIPFGEEMYTRVRGRPLLIDTSAKVSEGKPKSRSTSREDQRVKTSASAETRVGSPDSASVSNSDKKEQKKMVSEDGPTKNSKNDHGMSTQASLAGKGESRGSEATERQGDGT, encoded by the exons ATGGCAGTTGGGATGACATCCCACCTCTTCCAGGGAGGGGCTACTACCAGCAGATTTAGCCAAATCAACAAATTTAGA AGCCCAGAGAAGCGTTGTTCTCTCTCCTTGCCATCCACTTCGCTTCCTTTTCTTGCTTAT GGGCAGGATTTATTGGTTCAGAACGTGTTGGGTAGGAGCTACAGGCCCATGCTTTATGTGCCTTGTAGATATAGGGCCTCGGGTGCTAAATCTTTTGCTTTGCCAGTGTCTTGGAAGGAAATTCCGCTGGTCAAGAGCACGTCGTCAGCATTGGCTAG GTCGTGTGACAGTTTACTTGCAAATCCTGTCACTGCCCTTGTGACACCTGCAGTTGGAATAATTGTCTTTGCCCTATGGGGCTTTTTGCCTCTAGTGAAGGACATTAGAAACCGTATTGAT CACGGAGGAAACTGGAAACAGAGCCCCACATACCTAATTTCTAGGTCGTACCTTCAACCTTTGCTTCTTTGGACAGGAGCAACGCTAATCTGCAG GGGTTTGGATCCAGTTGTGCTACGTTCATCAGCAAGCCAAGCTGTTAAAACGCGTCTTGTAACTTTTGTGAGATCTTTATCTACCGTCCTGGCTATTGCATATGTTCTTACAAG CTTGATTCAGCAGGTACATAAATTCCTAGTGGACGTACGTAACCCCAATGACACAAAAAAA ATGGGTTTGGATTTTACCGTGAAAGCTATCTATACTGGCATTTGGATTGCTGCTGTTTCTCTCTTTATGGAGTTGCTGGGTGTCAATACCAAGAAGTGGATAACTGCTGGAGGTTTTGGGACAGTATTGCTTACGCTTGCTGGTCGTGAG ATTTTGACTAACTTCATCTCGAGTGTTATGATCAACGCCTCACGCCCATTTATTGTGAATGAATGGATCACTGCAAACATAGATGGTGTTGAGATCACTGGCGTCGTTGAG CGTGTTGGTATGTGGTCTCCAACAGTTCTTAGAGGTGACGACAAAGAAGCTATATACATTCCTAACCATAAGTTCACAGTGTCCATAGTGAGAAATAACAGTCGAAGGAGCCACTGGCGTATTAAGAGCTATCTTGCGATAAGCCACATGGATGCTGGAAAAATTAGT ATAATTGTTGCGGACATGAGGAAAGTCTTGGCTAAAAATCAGAATATAGAACAACAGAGGCTACACAGAAGAGTATTttttgagaaaattgatgaaacgACCCAAGCTCTCATG ATTTACGTATCCTGCTTTGTGAAGACTTCACATCTTGAGGAGTATCTGAATGTCCAG GAGGAAGTTTTGTTGGACTTTCTTAGAATAATTGGCCATCACAGGGCAAGGCTTGCCACCCAAACTCGAACGGTCCAGAAATCGTATGGCAACGCAGACATAGATAACATTCCTTTTGGAGAGGAGATGTACACTCGTGTACGTGGCCGTCCACTTCTGATTGACACCTCTGCAAAGGTCAGTGAAGGCAAGCCTAAATCTAGATCAACCTCACGTGAAGATCAGAGAGTCAAGACAAGCGCATCGGCTGAGACCAGGGTAGGTTCACCAGATAGTGCTAGTGTAAGCAACTCAGACAAGAAGGAACAGAAAAAGATGGTGTCAGAAGATGGTCCAACGAAGAATAGCAAGAATGATCATGGGATGTCAACACAAGCATCTCTGGCTGGTAAAGGGGAGTCTCGAGGATCCGAGGCCACAGAGCGACAAGGAGATGG CACTTGA
- the LOC119330654 gene encoding exosome complex component RRP45A-like isoform X1, which produces MMDQRWRPTVNEREFIEQALQSDLRVDGRRPFDFRKLTISFGREDGSAEVLLGETCVMGYVTAQLVPPYKDRPNEGTLAIFTEFSPMADPAFEPGRPGEAAIELGRVIDRGLRESRAVDMESLCVVAGKHVWAVRVDLHILDNGGNLIDAANIAALAALSTFRRPECTVGGDDGQQVTVHDPEVMDPLPLTIHHLPIAVTFAYFGDGNIMVIDPTYKEEAVMGGRMTATVNSNGDVCAIQKAGGEGVMSSVIMQCLRIASVKAADITSKIKTKVDKYTTDKALQKVKRTPAIVAKEVNVPDVAMKESMHSAMENQTSKAPNDDQQISEDSPEPVLIESNPEVKSVSNSGSAGESDEVKESRSPESLVDAVKPKHKRKKKQHGKS; this is translated from the exons ATGATGGACCAGCGGTGGCGCCCGACGGTGAACGAGCGGGAGTTCATCGAGCAGGCCCTCCAGTCGGACCTCCGCGTCGACGGCCGCCGCCCCTTCGACTTCCGCAAGCTCACAATCTCCTTCGGCAG GGAGGACGGCTCCGCGGAGGTGCTGCTCGGCGAGACGTGCGTGATGGGCTATGTGACCGCCCAATTGGTCCCGCCGTACAAGGACAGGCCGAACGAGGGCACGCTCGCCATATTCACCGAGTTCTCGCCCATGGCTGATCCCGCCTTTGAGCCGGGGCGGCCCGGGGAAGCGGCGATTGAGCTGGGTCGTGTCATCGATCGTGGCCTAAG GGAGAGCAGAGCCGTGGATATGGAATCCTTGTGTGTTGTTGCGGGGAAGCATGTCTGGGCGGTGCGCGTTGACCTTCACATTCTGGACAATGGGGG GAATCTCATCGATGCAGCTAACATCGCTGCATTGGCAGCTTTGTCTACATTCCGGAGGCCTGAATGCACGGTTGGTGGGGATGATGGTCAGCAAGTCACAGTACATGACCCTGAG GTCATGGATCCACTTCCCCTAACAATTCATCATCTCCCCATAGCTGTaacctttgcatattttggtgACGGTAATATCATG GTTATCGATCCAACATACAAGGAAGAAGCTGTTATGGGAGGAAGGATGACAGCTACGGTTAACTCGAATGGTGATGTCTGTGCCATTCAGaaagctggtggagagggtgtcaTGTCAAGTGTTATCATGCAGTGTTTAAGGATTGCTTCGGTTAAAGCTGCTGATATCACAAGCAAAATAAAGACCAAG GTCGATAAGTACACTACTGATAAGGCATTGCAGAAAGTAAAGCGTACTCCAGCAATAGTTGCTAAAGAAGTTAACGTTCCTGATGTCGCTATGAAGGAGAGCATGCATAGTGCAATGGAAAACCAAACCTCGAAGGCACCCAATGATGATCAGCAGATAAGTGAAG ATTCACCAGAGCCAGTGTTGATTGAATCTAATCCAGAGGTGAAAAGTGTGTCAAATTCTGGAAGTGCTGGAGAGTCAGATGAGGTCAAGGAAAGCAGATCACCGGAGAGTCTAGTAGATGCTGTCAAACCAAAACATAAAAGGAAGAAGAAACAACATGGCAAGAGTTAG
- the LOC119330654 gene encoding exosome complex component RRP45B-like isoform X2: MMDQRWRPTVNEREFIEQALQSDLRVDGRRPFDFRKLTISFGREDGSAEVLLGETCVMGYVTAQLVPPYKDRPNEGTLAIFTEFSPMADPAFEPGRPGEAAIELGRVIDRGLRESRAVDMESLCVVAGKHVWAVRVDLHILDNGGNLIDAANIAALAALSTFRRPECTVGGDDGQQVTVHDPEVMDPLPLTIHHLPIAVTFAYFGDGNIMVIDPTYKEEAVMGGRMTATVNSNGDVCAIQKAGGEGVMSSVIMQCLRIASVKAADITSKIKTKIHQSQC, from the exons ATGATGGACCAGCGGTGGCGCCCGACGGTGAACGAGCGGGAGTTCATCGAGCAGGCCCTCCAGTCGGACCTCCGCGTCGACGGCCGCCGCCCCTTCGACTTCCGCAAGCTCACAATCTCCTTCGGCAG GGAGGACGGCTCCGCGGAGGTGCTGCTCGGCGAGACGTGCGTGATGGGCTATGTGACCGCCCAATTGGTCCCGCCGTACAAGGACAGGCCGAACGAGGGCACGCTCGCCATATTCACCGAGTTCTCGCCCATGGCTGATCCCGCCTTTGAGCCGGGGCGGCCCGGGGAAGCGGCGATTGAGCTGGGTCGTGTCATCGATCGTGGCCTAAG GGAGAGCAGAGCCGTGGATATGGAATCCTTGTGTGTTGTTGCGGGGAAGCATGTCTGGGCGGTGCGCGTTGACCTTCACATTCTGGACAATGGGGG GAATCTCATCGATGCAGCTAACATCGCTGCATTGGCAGCTTTGTCTACATTCCGGAGGCCTGAATGCACGGTTGGTGGGGATGATGGTCAGCAAGTCACAGTACATGACCCTGAG GTCATGGATCCACTTCCCCTAACAATTCATCATCTCCCCATAGCTGTaacctttgcatattttggtgACGGTAATATCATG GTTATCGATCCAACATACAAGGAAGAAGCTGTTATGGGAGGAAGGATGACAGCTACGGTTAACTCGAATGGTGATGTCTGTGCCATTCAGaaagctggtggagagggtgtcaTGTCAAGTGTTATCATGCAGTGTTTAAGGATTGCTTCGGTTAAAGCTGCTGATATCACAAGCAAAATAAAGACCAAG ATTCACCAGAGCCAGTGTTGA
- the LOC119332224 gene encoding uncharacterized protein LOC119332224: MDRVGSGEKHLEDCTVANALGTWVFSVAGALLAIPVGIKRKSFAPLVFFGTTGTMLDIIMGISQCEREHAERQMKLLEAQNLAMNASVDGESLTDK, encoded by the exons ATGGACCGAGTCGGCAGCGGCGAGAAGCACCTCGAGGACTGCACCGTCGCCAA TGCCCTCGGAACTTGGGTCTTCTCTGTTGCTGGTGCTCTCCTTGCCATTCCTGTGGGCATAAAGAGGAAGTCCTTCGCTCCGCTGGTGTTCTTCGGCACTACTGGAACTATGCTTGACATCATCATGGGCATTAGCCAGTGTGAGAGGGAGCATGCTGAGCGGCAGATGAAGCTTTTAGAAGCGCAAAACCTTGCAATGAATGCTTCAGTAGATGGTGAAAGCTTGACTGACAAGTGA